A genomic stretch from Micropterus dolomieu isolate WLL.071019.BEF.003 ecotype Adirondacks unplaced genomic scaffold, ASM2129224v1 scaffold_141, whole genome shotgun sequence includes:
- the LOC123967201 gene encoding zinc finger protein 239-like, producing MENQNPDHRSQTAASCSDSADVQGRRRREGLKCHRCQHCDKSFTTSRNLKNHRRVHTGEKPYWCEQCGKTFALSSYLKLHQRVHTGEKPYSCEQCGKSFSTSGALKIHQRVHTGEKPYWCEQCGKTFPQLGHLKTHQRVHTGEKPYWCEQCGKTFTRSGALKLHQRVHTGEKPYWCEQCGKTFPQLGALKLHQRVHTGEKPYWCEQCGKTFPQLGHLKIHQRVHTGEKPYWCEQCGKTFTRSGHLKIHQRVHTGEKPYSCDQCGKTFRTSGDLKLHQRVHTGEKPYWCEQCGKTFPQLGHLKTHQRVHTGEKPYSCEPCEKRGVQELPE from the exons atggagaaccagaacccggaccacaggagccaaacagcagcctcgtgctctgatagcgccgatgttcag ggaaggagaagaagagagggactCAAATGTCACcgctgtcagcactgtgacaaatccttcacaACATCTAGAAATTTGAAGAATCATCggagagttcacactggagagaaaccgtactggtgtgaacagtgtgggaaaactttcgcTCTGTCAAGTTACCTAAAactccaccaacgtgttcacactggagagaaaccgtacagctgtgaacagtgtggaaaatcTTTCAGTACATCTGGTgccctaaaaatccaccaacgtgttcacactggagagaaaccgtactggtgtgaacagtgtggaaaaactttcccTCAATTAGGTCACCTAAAAacccaccaacgtgttcacactggagagaaaccgtactggtgcgaacagtgtggaaaaacctTCACTCGATCAGGTGCCCTAAAactccaccaacgtgttcacactggagagaaaccgtactggtgtgaacagtgtggaaaaactttcccTCAATTAGGTGCCCTAAAactccaccaacgtgttcacactggtgagaaaccgtactggtgtgaacagtgtggaaaaactttcccTCAATTAGgtcacctaaaaatccaccaacgtgttcacactggagagaaaccgtactggtgcgaacagtgtggaaaaacctTCACTCGATCAGgtcacctaaaaatccaccaacgtgttcacactggagagaaaccgtacagctgtgaccagtgtggaaaaactttcagGACATCAGGTGACCTAAAactccaccaacgtgttcacactggtgagaaaccgtactggtgtgaacagtgtggaaaaactttcccTCAATTAGGTCACCTAAAAacccaccaacgtgttcacactggagagaaaccgtacagctgtgaacCATGTGAGAAAAGGGGGGTACAGGAACTGCCCGAGTAA